ATACATGGGCCCAGCCCATATCCCTGAGGTGAGCTCTATGTGTCAGAGGAGGGGTACCAATGGGGACAGGGACAGTGGTGATTCTTTTGGGAGCCACAGAGGGATGAGGCAGGCCAGAAGGGTGGAGATGCTCTGAGAGCAGTCCAGTGGGAGATGGTGAATGCTGGCTTCTGGGGGCACGGGGGGACGGGGGAAGGGGATCTGCTCTCACCTCAAGCCTTTCCAGTGTAGACCGACTCCTTCAGAGGGTAGTAGGGGAGAACTGGGGGAAAGGGGGCCCACACGCCAGCTCAGTGCATGGGGACCCAGGGAAAAGGTGGCTAACTTACTGCCACTCCTTGTGGGGGCAGGGGGCTGGTAGACAGCAGGCCTGGCAGCGCCCCTCATACACTAGGACATCACAGTCTGGAGAACGGGAGCCCTGCCCCCCAATGCCAGGGAAACCTGGGCACAGATGGTAGGCCTCCAGGTTGCAGATAAGCTCTACCACCTCATCCACAGTGGTGAGGCGCAACGGGTGAGCCGTATAGAGCTCATGGTTGGCCGGAACAGGGACGTCTTGTACCACTACGTGAAAGTAGAGGCCCGGCTGGATGTGGATAACGGCAGAGGCCATGGTGGACGAAGGGGAACGCTGGGTGATGCACAGGTCGGGCCCCCTCGGTGGCAGGACCTCCCAGTGAGCGGGCAAGGGCAGCTCATTCAGCTCCGCTAGGAACTCCTGGAGGACACTGTCCAGTACTCCACAGGACCCGGCTCTTGTCGGGGCGGCTCCACTCAGGCTATAAATCTCCATGATCTGGAGGGGAAAAGTCCGATTACAACTCCCCAGCTGCCATTTGTTCACTTCCTCCCTCCTTATGGGCCACCCAAGGCCAGCCCGCAGTCACTCACCACAGGAGTATCTGCATTCatatcctcctcttcctcactccaggtttCCTCTTGTTTCACAGCAAGTGGTAGCTGGGCCCGATCAACACCCTAAAAAACACAAACCACTAGTAAAGGACCTATTACGCTTGAAAAACGGGCACAAAATGCAGCGGGCCCGGTCTGGGGGAGATGGCACGACTCCCCCCTCCCGTCCCCCCCTTCCAGGAGTTTCCAGGCTGGAGATTCGGAGCCAGACCAAGGCAGAATCCTGGGTCTTCCGTACACAGTTAGCAAGACCCACAAAGGCGTCATGGCACAAAAGCGACCTTCAAACTTCCATCCGAGAACCGGGAAGGGCGTCAAGCAGCCTTTGTACGTGGGAATCACGAGTGGCGGCAGAGGGTGATGTTTGGGGAGGGCTGCGGGAGATCAAGTTACCTTGATGGGGAAGCCAGGAGGGAATTCTGAAGAGGGAGGAAAGGCGGCTCCAAAAGTGTGGTCCCCATAAGCCTCAACCTCCTGCTTTATCGGGGGGGGCGAGATGAACACCCCAAAGTTTGGACACTCCTTTGCagggaagagggaagacagaAGCCTTAAGGGCCTCTGGCCAGGAGACCGGCACAAGGCCCCCCGCAGGCTGGCTCCCCACGGTGACAAGAGACTTCTACCCTCCAAAGCTTTGCTTGGCCCAGGACGCCAGCTCCTAAGCCACACTTCTCCAAGATCACCCTTAGAGTCGAACAGCCTCCCTCTAAGTCCAGCCAATCTCAACCCAGCCCGCAGGGGACTCGGCTCCATCGGCCCTCTGACAAAGTGACCGCCGGCTTCGACGCCAGGGAGGCAGTGAAAGGGGCCAGGGAGCCTGGGCGCGTCAACCACTGCTCACCTCTATGACGATGCAGCCGGGAGCGGGAAACAGCGAGCCTCGTGGCTTGCTCCGGGGCACCAGCACAGGGACGCCCTCACGCCCCTCCTGCTCCTGTAGGATGACGAGGTCGGTCCCCGGGGGCATTGCAAAGCCAGGATGGAACTCCTCCATGATCACAGGGACCCCTTTCTGCTGAGGAACACGGGGACTGGGGTCAGCATGAGTAAAAGGGGTGATAGCCTCCAAGGGCTCAGGGTACACAGGACTGAGGCTAAGGAGATCAGAGGAAGGCAGCGATGCTTCCAAAGCTGCCATGCAGGGGTTGGGTCCAGCTCAGGATCCCAGGGCAGTAGGGAGGGATGGAAGCCATGGGGAATTAGGGTTACCTCAAGCCCACTGCTGAGAGCCTCAGTGACCAGCCTCTGGCCCCGGAGGCCCCCAGATTTGGCCCGCTTAACCAAGGTGCCCTTCCTATGGCGTGGCCGGCAGAGGCAGAGCTGCCCCCTCTACGGCAGGGCTGTCCCACCTGGCTGTAGGCAGCAGATGTTTCTGTAGGCAGACACTTGGCTGAGCACCTTAAGGCGCCACTGCCTACCCAGGACCGCCCCACAGCCGGCTGCCACACCCACCATGGCAAACTGCAGGCACTGCCTCCATCGGCACTTCTGGTTACAGCCCCCAAATTTGGGCTTGTCCCGGCAGAAGTCGCACTGGCCACAGCCCACGCAGCGCCGGCACGCCGCACACACCTCACATTTGCGGCTCTGCCGGTGACTAGAAGAGTGCTGGGCGGCAGGTGAGAGAGACGAGATCACCTGGGCTGCCAGCGCTCCCGCTGGGGCTGGACGGCAGCCCTTCCAGAGGCAGGCTGGTGAGCAGTGGGACGGTAGGGCCTTCTAGACGGCTCTTTGGACAGACGTGTCCAAACCGACTCTACCTTGGCCCCCCGTGTGATCCCACGTCTGCCGTAGGAAGCTTCCTTGAGCGTTGCAACCCCAAGCCAGCCTTTCACACTTCTACTGGCCCCCAGGAGTCTCCAGGAAAACCTCTGGCTTTGTAAAGCCCTGGGCTCGGTGGCCCCTTGACTGCACACCTTGGGACAGGCATCGGGCAGGGGGGCGTGGTAGGAAGGGCCTCCAAACTAGCACCAGAAGGGTCAAAGAGCCAAGGAGAACCTTCCTGTCAAGCACCCAGCTTAGAGGGGCAGCAGAGCTACTAATTTATCAGCCACTGAGGCTGTCGGTGGCCAAGTGGgccgggggggaggggaagaaaagagagacttGGACACTCACTAGAAAATCAGAGCCTACACAGTAATACAGAAAGCCCTTGGAGAGGAAGGCAGGGACCACAGGCAACTGCAAGGAAAACAGGTGGGAGggacaagggggggggggggtgcacaGCGGCCCAAGTGCAAGGGTTCCCTGGGAGGTGAAGGGGCCAGGCGGCAAGACCCCAGCCAGACTCCGAGGCGCCAAGCCTTTCCCCTCACGTCATCCCTCTGTGTCTCCAAGCAACCCCCCAACTCCAAGCGAGGCCCAGACTACCCAGTAGCCCCATGGCCAAGTCAGGGCCTCACCAGCTTGGAAGGTGCCAATTTGGCTCTTTGGCCTTATAACCAACGTGGAGCTGCAAGGATGGGGAAGGGAGCGAACAAGCCGGTGAAGGAGCAGCTGGCAGCTAGAACCTCAAATTCTACCCCCTCCTGCTCTCTCCCTGCAAAGTGACCGGATGACCTGAGCAAAAGGGGCTCCTTCCCCGAGCTGCACGTGAACGCCTGCTTGCGCACACAGCCGACAGGTGGGCATCCCCCTTTTATTTCACTCGCTCTGCTGGGTTCCAGAAGCAACTTCCATTTCTGTGGGACTGGAGGACAACAGCCCTCTAACAGGAAATCACAGGCCTGGCTCGGGGGAGGGGGCCTAAGGCCAGCAAAAGCTTGACCACCAAAGACAGAGCACACTCCTGCCGGGGACACCCTTGGGTGCAAGAGTGGCCCAGAACTGTGCTTAGGAACCCATGGGCCTTCTCAGAAGTATTCCAGGAACGGGTCCAAATGCTTCCCTTTCCCTACAAGGGATGTTCCATGTGCGTGTGCACGCGTGTCTGTGGCGGGGAGAGACGGGAAAGACTGGCGTGGATGGGCCAGAGAAACTCATGAGGTTTCTCTCAAACCTGTTCTATCGTGCCAGTTACCAGACATCTGTTCTCTTCCCCTTCCAGCTGGGATTCCGGCTCCTCATTTGTCAAAGGGGAAGGGGAATAAGGCATCACAGCCACACATGTCCCCATCCTCCCTCATGATACAAGCCAAAGTAGGTGGGGGGTCCAAGGATCTGCCCATTCAGAGCCAGGACTCTATGGTCTTCCCACCACGGTGCCCACGGTGCCCACTTCCCCCCAACTCCTAACAGCTCCGACAGAATAGGGAAGAAACGCATGatcctccccctcaaaaaagcAGTGATAGGGGGGCGATTGTGAACATGGGATAGACAAATGACACAGCCAGGTCAGAACAAAGCAAGTGGAGATATCTATACTCACACCGATGCACACGCACGTGCGCGCACACGCACGCAGGCCCCAGCACGGACATGGGGTTGGTCTTCATGAAATAAGGGAGTAGGGTTCGCTTACATGCAGGGGGGGACAAGACAGGATGGGGCAGGGCCCCCCAGGGCCAGGAGGACGC
This is a stretch of genomic DNA from Sminthopsis crassicaudata isolate SCR6 chromosome X, ASM4859323v1, whole genome shotgun sequence. It encodes these proteins:
- the LOC141548539 gene encoding uncharacterized protein LOC141548539 isoform X2; the protein is MEEFHPGFAMPPGTDLVILQEQEGREGVPVLVPRSKPRGSLFPAPGCIVIEGVDRAQLPLAVKQEETWSEEEEDMNADTPVIMEIYSLSGAAPTRAGSCGVLDSVLQEFLAELNELPLPAHWEVLPPRGPDLCITQRSPSSTMASAVIHIQPGLYFHVVVQDVPVPANHELYTAHPLRLTTVDEVVELICNLEAYHLCPGFPGIGGQGSRSPDCDVLVYEGRCQACCLPAPCPHKEWQ
- the LOC141548539 gene encoding uncharacterized protein LOC141548539 isoform X1 codes for the protein MEEFHPGFAMPPGTDLVILQEQEGREGVPVLVPRSKPRGSLFPAPGCIVIEECPNFGVFISPPPIKQEVEAYGDHTFGAAFPPSSEFPPGFPIKGVDRAQLPLAVKQEETWSEEEEDMNADTPVIMEIYSLSGAAPTRAGSCGVLDSVLQEFLAELNELPLPAHWEVLPPRGPDLCITQRSPSSTMASAVIHIQPGLYFHVVVQDVPVPANHELYTAHPLRLTTVDEVVELICNLEAYHLCPGFPGIGGQGSRSPDCDVLVYEGRCQACCLPAPCPHKEWQ